A DNA window from Undibacterium sp. YM2 contains the following coding sequences:
- a CDS encoding DUF2147 domain-containing protein, protein MKKQMIVISTFATLLMTAWSAQAQQAGLSDYYLAPVEAEIQAQHLASSKAGAVAGTWLTQSGSLEVQISNCGDALCGKVSKVNDTANLSNMTAMGSAATPASAAQVLGKTIMEGFTPGNADTWSGKIFNRADGQTYACQMRMLSPTELEVTAYKDKPENGRTQVWTRVSNIITAQK, encoded by the coding sequence ATGAAAAAGCAAATGATCGTTATCAGCACTTTCGCCACTTTATTGATGACTGCCTGGTCTGCGCAGGCGCAGCAGGCTGGTTTGTCTGATTACTACCTGGCACCTGTGGAAGCTGAAATTCAGGCCCAGCATCTTGCCAGTAGCAAGGCTGGCGCAGTCGCCGGTACCTGGCTGACCCAGAGCGGTAGCCTGGAAGTGCAAATCAGCAATTGCGGCGATGCTTTGTGCGGCAAAGTCAGCAAGGTCAATGATACGGCGAATTTGAGCAACATGACTGCGATGGGTAGTGCCGCAACGCCTGCATCCGCAGCACAGGTATTGGGCAAGACCATCATGGAAGGTTTTACACCAGGCAATGCCGACACCTGGTCAGGCAAGATTTTTAACCGCGCCGATGGCCAGACCTATGCTTGCCAGATGCGCATGCTGAGCCCGACTGAGCTGGAAGTCACGGCCTACAAGGACAAGCCAGAAAATGGCCGTACCCAGGTGTGGACCCGGGTATCGAACATCATCACGGCGCAAAAATAA
- a CDS encoding lytic transglycosylase domain-containing protein — translation MSVKKSLASLGLMILAGFATSPFAYAAPAKKSLIVNDDDRFMALRDAAFHDDAASAEQYAATLKNYDIPSYIDYYRIRSRLVKTSNSEFREFISKYEGSAIADRLRNDWLTLLGRRGEWDLFDQQYPQFVVADDNQLRCYSLLSKANKQQKVAAEARSLLNSPRDYGEGCYALVTYLSANGQFNQYDLWAQMRMAAENGALPLAQRIGKLLNLPEKQVAEVMDKPAGLLKKAPDAGHAAHELYLIALGRLAKTDHEQAAATLSRHASLFTDNEKALGWAQIAMQAAQKLEPEALGYWQKSDNAPLTLEAYQWRTRTALREGDWKLVKSSITAMPASLKSEPTWVYWYGRALKAEGKNEEARQQFASIADQLHFYGQLALEEQGQKIGLPATVKPVTPEELAPMEKNPNLQRALRFYAMNLRFEGTREWNWELRKMNERQHLAAAELARQNNLLDRMVNTSDRTKGELDFSQRYPTPFNDSMYKTTQALGMDMAWVYGLIRQESRFIMNAKSHVGASGLMQLMPATARYVAKKIGLGNFVPAQVNDVETNIALGTNYLNMVLTDLGGSQALASAAYNAGPGRPRAWRSKLTRPVEGAIFAETIPFNETRGYVKNVLSNATYYAALFEKKPQSLKTRLGVVVPKGMTAGDPDLP, via the coding sequence ATGTCTGTGAAAAAAAGTTTAGCTAGTCTTGGCCTGATGATCTTAGCAGGTTTCGCAACCAGCCCCTTTGCCTATGCCGCACCAGCGAAGAAGAGCCTGATTGTCAATGATGATGACCGTTTCATGGCCCTGCGCGATGCGGCCTTCCATGATGATGCAGCCAGTGCCGAGCAATATGCGGCAACGCTGAAGAATTATGACATTCCTTCCTATATCGATTATTACCGCATACGCTCGCGTCTGGTGAAAACCAGCAATAGCGAGTTTCGTGAATTTATTAGCAAGTATGAAGGCAGCGCCATCGCCGATCGCCTGCGCAATGACTGGCTGACATTACTCGGCAGACGTGGCGAATGGGACTTGTTTGATCAGCAATATCCGCAATTTGTAGTTGCCGATGATAATCAGTTGCGCTGCTATTCCCTGTTATCGAAGGCAAACAAACAGCAAAAAGTGGCTGCAGAAGCACGCAGTTTGCTGAACAGCCCGCGCGACTATGGCGAAGGCTGTTATGCGCTGGTGACTTATCTGTCTGCTAACGGGCAATTCAACCAGTATGATTTATGGGCGCAAATGCGCATGGCGGCAGAAAACGGTGCCCTGCCCCTGGCGCAACGCATAGGCAAGTTACTGAATCTGCCAGAAAAACAAGTCGCAGAAGTCATGGACAAACCTGCCGGCCTCTTGAAAAAAGCGCCAGACGCCGGACATGCTGCCCATGAGCTTTACCTGATCGCCCTGGGACGCCTGGCAAAAACGGATCACGAGCAGGCTGCTGCTACCCTGAGCCGTCATGCAAGCCTGTTTACTGACAATGAAAAAGCCCTGGGCTGGGCGCAGATCGCCATGCAGGCCGCGCAAAAACTGGAACCGGAAGCATTAGGCTATTGGCAAAAAAGCGATAACGCCCCGCTGACGCTGGAAGCCTATCAATGGCGCACCCGTACCGCCCTGCGCGAAGGCGATTGGAAGCTGGTGAAATCCAGCATCACGGCCATGCCTGCCAGCCTCAAGAGTGAACCAACCTGGGTCTATTGGTATGGCCGCGCCCTGAAGGCAGAAGGCAAAAATGAAGAAGCACGCCAACAGTTTGCCAGCATCGCTGATCAATTGCATTTCTACGGCCAGCTTGCGCTCGAAGAGCAGGGGCAGAAAATCGGTTTGCCCGCCACCGTCAAGCCTGTAACACCAGAAGAACTGGCACCGATGGAAAAAAATCCCAACCTGCAAAGGGCGTTAAGGTTCTATGCCATGAATTTGCGCTTTGAAGGCACGCGTGAATGGAATTGGGAATTGCGCAAGATGAACGAACGCCAGCATCTGGCGGCGGCTGAACTGGCAAGACAAAACAATTTGCTAGACCGCATGGTGAATACTTCGGACCGCACTAAGGGAGAGTTGGATTTCAGCCAGCGCTACCCAACGCCGTTCAATGACAGCATGTACAAGACTACCCAGGCACTGGGCATGGATATGGCCTGGGTGTATGGCTTGATACGCCAGGAATCACGTTTCATCATGAATGCCAAGTCACATGTGGGTGCCTCTGGCCTCATGCAACTGATGCCAGCAACTGCTCGCTACGTTGCCAAGAAAATTGGCCTCGGCAATTTTGTACCTGCCCAGGTCAATGATGTGGAAACCAATATCGCCCTCGGCACAAATTACCTGAACATGGTCCTGACTGATCTCGGTGGTTCGCAAGCGCTGGCATCGGCCGCCTATAACGCTGGCCCTGGCCGCCCGCGTGCCTGGCGCTCCAAGCTGACCCGCCCGGTGGAAGGGGCGATCTTTGCCGAGACCATACCGTTTAATGAAACCCGTGGCTATGTCAAGAATGTCTTGTCGAATGCAACTTACTATGCCGCCCTGTTCGAGAAAAAACCGCAATCACTGAAGACACGCCTGGGCGTCGTCGTGCCTAAGGGCATGACTGCTGGCGACCCTGATCTTCCTTAA
- a CDS encoding glutathione S-transferase family protein — MQDTEMQPALAALLDQHRAGLRLVIGNKNYSSWSMRPWVLMKAFGIPFEEIRVILNQPDTTNRIAEYSAAGRVPVLLAGEITIWDSLAICEYLAEQFSILNLWPEDVAARATARSICAEMHSGFSSLRFDMPMNIRADLFGKGRTIGSQADIGRICEIWEDCLALYGAHEFLFGAFSIADAYYAPVVMRFRTYGVSLAPALQAYADRVIAHPAVALWVREALMETENMPGHDNRHGD, encoded by the coding sequence ATGCAAGATACAGAAATGCAACCCGCCCTGGCCGCCTTGCTGGACCAGCACCGTGCCGGTTTGCGACTGGTGATAGGCAATAAAAATTATTCCTCCTGGTCCATGCGTCCCTGGGTGTTGATGAAGGCCTTTGGCATTCCGTTTGAAGAAATACGCGTCATACTGAACCAGCCTGATACCACCAACCGCATCGCCGAATATTCAGCCGCTGGCCGTGTGCCAGTCTTGCTGGCAGGTGAGATCACGATCTGGGATTCTCTGGCAATTTGCGAATACCTGGCCGAGCAATTCTCCATACTTAATCTATGGCCGGAAGATGTCGCAGCAAGAGCGACCGCCCGCAGCATCTGCGCCGAAATGCATTCCGGTTTTTCTTCGCTGCGCTTTGACATGCCCATGAATATCCGTGCCGACCTGTTTGGCAAGGGCCGTACCATAGGTTCGCAAGCTGACATAGGCCGCATCTGCGAAATCTGGGAAGATTGCCTGGCTCTGTACGGTGCGCATGAATTTCTGTTCGGCGCATTCTCTATTGCTGACGCCTATTATGCACCGGTCGTCATGCGCTTCCGCACCTATGGCGTGTCGCTGGCCCCTGCCCTGCAAGCCTATGCCGATCGCGTCATCGCCCATCCGGCGGTTGCCCTGTGGGTCAGGGAAGCCTTGATGGAAACCGAAAACATGCCTGGCCATGACAATCGCCATGGCGATTAA
- the cca gene encoding multifunctional CCA tRNA nucleotidyl transferase/2'3'-cyclic phosphodiesterase/2'nucleotidase/phosphatase (catalyzes the addition and repair of the essential 3'-terminal CCA sequence in tRNAs without using a nucleic acid template; phosphohydrolase activities include hydrolysis of pyrophosphate, 5'-nucleoside tri- and diphosphates, NADP, and 2'-AMP with the production of Pi, metal-dependent phosphodiesterase activity for 2',3'-cAMP, 2',3'-cGMP, and 2',3'-cCMP, and hydrolysis 2',3'-cyclic substrates with the formation of 2'-nucleotides and 3'-nucleotides; these phosphohydrolase activities are probably involved in the repair of the tRNA 3'-CCA terminus degraded by intracellular RNases) has product MKTYIVGGAVRDALLGFPVQDRDFVVVGATPEDMLAQGYLPVGKDFPVFLHPKTHEEYALARTERKTAAGYKGFVFHTDAEVTLEQDLIRRDLSINAMAQDDEGNIIDPYGGLQDIKNRVFRHVSMAFCEDPVRILRLARFAARFAIPPQDFSVAEETTALMQSMVAAGEVDALVAERVWQEISRGLMEARPSRMFDVLRSCGALQRLLPEIDALPDAQMQHLMHLLDASAQANLALHLRYAVLLHDLPGKLIDGICQRLKVPTECRDLAIMLAREHLCIKDAAGLSAADTVDLFGRCDAYRKPQRFLELLHAAACLYARPEQPYAPLASLSKSLEAVQQVNGGEIASLHTNNPAQIPVAIRAARIAVLEAMHK; this is encoded by the coding sequence ATGAAAACATACATTGTAGGCGGCGCCGTGCGCGATGCCCTGCTCGGCTTCCCGGTGCAAGACCGTGATTTTGTCGTCGTAGGTGCCACTCCTGAAGACATGCTGGCCCAGGGTTACCTGCCGGTAGGCAAGGACTTTCCGGTATTCCTGCATCCCAAAACCCATGAAGAATATGCACTGGCCCGTACGGAGCGCAAAACGGCTGCAGGTTACAAGGGCTTTGTATTTCATACCGATGCAGAAGTCACGCTGGAACAAGACCTGATACGCCGCGACCTCAGCATCAATGCGATGGCGCAGGATGATGAAGGCAATATCATCGACCCTTATGGCGGCTTGCAAGATATCAAGAACCGCGTATTCCGCCATGTATCGATGGCTTTTTGCGAAGACCCGGTACGCATACTTCGCCTGGCCCGCTTTGCTGCCCGCTTTGCCATACCGCCCCAGGATTTCAGCGTCGCAGAAGAAACCACAGCATTGATGCAAAGCATGGTCGCTGCTGGTGAGGTCGATGCGCTGGTGGCAGAACGGGTATGGCAGGAAATTTCACGTGGCCTGATGGAAGCCCGTCCTTCACGCATGTTCGACGTCTTGCGCAGTTGCGGCGCACTGCAGCGTTTGTTGCCAGAAATTGATGCCTTGCCAGATGCGCAAATGCAGCACCTCATGCATTTGCTGGATGCCAGTGCCCAGGCAAATTTGGCCCTGCATCTGCGCTATGCCGTGCTCTTGCATGATTTGCCAGGCAAGCTCATTGATGGCATCTGCCAGCGCCTCAAAGTCCCGACAGAATGCCGTGACCTCGCCATCATGCTGGCACGTGAACATTTATGCATCAAGGATGCAGCTGGCCTGTCTGCGGCAGATACCGTCGATTTATTCGGACGCTGCGATGCCTACCGCAAACCCCAGCGCTTCCTCGAACTATTGCATGCAGCAGCCTGCCTGTATGCCCGGCCGGAACAACCATATGCACCACTAGCCAGCCTGAGCAAGTCGCTGGAGGCAGTACAACAAGTCAATGGCGGCGAGATTGCCAGTTTGCATACCAATAACCCGGCGCAAATTCCTGTCGCTATACGGGCGGCCAGGATAGCGGTGCTGGAAGCCATGCATAAATAG
- a CDS encoding Lrp/AsnC family transcriptional regulator: protein MLEVELDKIDRKILAILQADGRLTNQEVAERVNLSPSPCLRRIKRLEDSGVIRKYVALLEPAKIGLGLLAYVNVRLEKHSDAPGKGASRSPRDDFSASVGQWPEVVACYAMTGEMDYLLRVHVEDMNHFSRFMMETLLRHPAVLDVKSSFALQQIKDTTALPVVVGV, encoded by the coding sequence ATGCTTGAAGTTGAATTGGATAAGATAGACCGCAAGATCCTGGCGATTTTGCAGGCCGATGGCAGGCTGACCAATCAGGAAGTGGCCGAACGCGTCAATCTCTCGCCCTCGCCCTGCCTGCGCCGCATCAAGCGCCTCGAAGACAGCGGTGTCATCCGCAAATATGTAGCCTTGCTGGAACCCGCCAAGATAGGCCTGGGTCTGCTCGCCTATGTCAATGTGCGTCTTGAGAAACATAGTGATGCCCCCGGCAAGGGTGCTTCACGCTCACCGCGCGATGACTTCTCGGCCTCAGTAGGACAGTGGCCAGAAGTGGTGGCCTGTTATGCGATGACCGGGGAAATGGACTATCTCTTGCGTGTGCATGTGGAAGACATGAACCACTTTTCGCGTTTCATGATGGAGACGCTGTTACGTCATCCTGCTGTGCTGGATGTAAAGTCCAGCTTTGCTTTGCAGCAGATTAAGGATACGACGGCATTGCCGGTGGTGGTTGGGGTATAA
- the phhA gene encoding phenylalanine 4-monooxygenase codes for MDTIATPATADTTVSNDDFLATVAEKSNGAALRGNYEKADDHYVVAQDWAAYTEEEHALWRKLYQRQMELLPGRACDEFIEALHKMDASSGIPKFERTSEELFAATGWRIVAVPGLIPELTFFEHLANRRFPITVWLRKPEEFNYIVEPDVFHDYFGHVPLLFNPVFADYMQLYGKGGLKAMKLGGLDFLARLYWYTVEFGLIKTDKGLRIYGAGILSSGGEVEYCLKPGTPSRHIHLDIERCLQTLYKIDSFQETYFVIDNFQQLFDGTAPDFTPYYERLKQLDALPANTLLPGEVELLP; via the coding sequence ATGGATACTATCGCTACTCCCGCTACTGCTGACACGACCGTCAGCAACGACGATTTTCTGGCCACCGTTGCCGAAAAATCCAATGGTGCAGCCCTGCGTGGCAATTATGAAAAAGCCGATGATCATTATGTCGTAGCACAAGACTGGGCTGCCTATACAGAAGAAGAACACGCACTTTGGCGCAAGCTTTATCAGCGCCAGATGGAACTCTTGCCTGGCCGCGCCTGCGACGAGTTCATAGAAGCACTGCACAAGATGGATGCCTCGAGTGGCATACCAAAATTTGAGCGCACTTCAGAGGAATTGTTTGCCGCTACTGGCTGGCGCATTGTGGCCGTGCCCGGGTTGATTCCTGAGCTGACTTTCTTCGAGCACCTGGCTAACCGCCGCTTTCCCATCACGGTATGGTTGCGCAAGCCTGAAGAGTTCAATTACATTGTCGAACCTGACGTCTTCCACGACTATTTCGGCCATGTACCACTGCTGTTCAATCCGGTCTTTGCTGACTATATGCAGCTGTATGGCAAGGGTGGTTTGAAGGCGATGAAACTCGGTGGTCTGGACTTCCTGGCCCGCCTTTACTGGTACACAGTGGAGTTTGGCCTGATCAAGACGGACAAGGGTTTGCGCATCTATGGCGCGGGCATCCTGTCATCAGGCGGTGAAGTCGAATACTGCCTGAAACCAGGTACGCCTTCACGCCATATCCATCTTGACATAGAACGCTGCCTGCAAACCCTGTACAAGATAGACAGCTTCCAGGAAACTTATTTTGTCATCGACAATTTCCAGCAATTGTTTGATGGCACGGCACCGGATTTCACACCTTATTATGAGCGCCTGAAACAGCTTGATGCCTTGCCAGCCAATACCCTGTTGCCAGGTGAAGTGGAATTGCTGCCGTAA
- the hppD gene encoding 4-hydroxyphenylpyruvate dioxygenase, which translates to MTFQTWENPMGTDGFEFIEYAAPDPKALGELFVTMGFTAIAKHRTKDVTLFRQGDVNFIINAEPDSFAQKFARKHGQSVCAFAFRVKDANAAYKRALELGAWGFDNKTGPMELNIPAIKGIGDSLIYFVDRWHGKDGAQAGAIGNISIYDADFVAIPGVDSNPVGKGLTYIDHLTHNVHRGRMKEWADFYETLFNFREIRYFDIAGKHTGLKSKAMTSPCGKIRIPINESSDDKSQIAEYLDLYHGEGVQHIAMGTDNIYDTVGGMKANGVVFQDTIETYYDLVDRRLPGHGENLEELRKLRILIDGKSTETSRELLLQIFTTTVIGPIFFEIIQRKGDQGFGEGNFRALFESIELDQIRRGVIKDETVA; encoded by the coding sequence ATGACTTTCCAAACTTGGGAAAACCCTATGGGTACCGATGGCTTTGAGTTTATCGAGTACGCAGCACCCGATCCAAAAGCACTCGGCGAATTATTCGTCACCATGGGTTTTACCGCGATAGCCAAGCATCGCACCAAGGATGTAACCCTGTTCCGTCAAGGCGATGTGAATTTCATCATCAATGCAGAACCTGATTCTTTCGCACAAAAATTTGCCCGCAAACATGGCCAGTCTGTTTGCGCATTCGCTTTCCGCGTCAAGGATGCCAATGCTGCCTACAAGCGTGCACTGGAGCTGGGTGCCTGGGGTTTTGACAATAAAACCGGCCCTATGGAACTCAACATCCCTGCCATCAAAGGCATAGGCGATTCCCTGATTTATTTTGTTGACCGCTGGCATGGCAAAGATGGCGCGCAAGCAGGTGCCATCGGCAATATCAGTATCTATGATGCTGACTTTGTAGCTATCCCTGGTGTGGATTCCAACCCGGTTGGCAAGGGCCTGACTTATATCGACCACCTGACCCACAATGTACACCGTGGCCGCATGAAGGAATGGGCAGATTTCTATGAAACCCTGTTCAACTTCCGTGAAATCCGTTACTTCGATATCGCTGGCAAACACACAGGCCTGAAGTCGAAAGCCATGACTTCTCCTTGCGGCAAAATCCGTATCCCTATCAATGAATCTTCGGATGACAAATCCCAGATCGCTGAGTACCTGGACCTCTACCACGGCGAAGGCGTGCAGCATATCGCCATGGGCACGGACAATATTTATGACACAGTTGGCGGCATGAAAGCCAATGGCGTCGTATTTCAGGACACTATAGAAACTTATTACGACCTGGTAGACCGTCGCCTGCCTGGCCACGGTGAAAACCTGGAAGAATTGCGTAAGCTACGCATTCTGATTGATGGCAAGAGCACAGAAACATCACGTGAATTGCTGTTGCAGATTTTCACGACGACAGTTATCGGCCCTATCTTCTTTGAAATCATACAGCGCAAGGGCGACCAGGGTTTTGGCGAAGGTAATTTCCGCGCACTGTTTGAATCTATTGAGCTCGATCAGATCCGTCGTGGCGTCATCAAAGACGAAACCGTTGCGTGA
- a CDS encoding N-acetyltransferase family protein: MNASDMFPEDPKHLLDSSNKPSKPTIFVKELSEKDRHRIMKHFLGLEESDRLLRFGTYLPDAMVEKYVEGIDFSRDKVFGVISHSFNIVGVGHLAYAPRSEDDEHSNKDKVAEFGVSVSGNARGKGIGSKLFERGAIHCRNDDVDTLYMHCLSSNQTMIHIAKKAGMEIHRAYGEADAYLKLMPADAASMLREAMQEQVAAIDYSIKANTRAAAKWLRHLPGIRDKSK, from the coding sequence ATGAATGCGTCTGATATGTTTCCTGAAGATCCCAAACACTTGCTCGACTCCTCCAACAAGCCCTCCAAGCCCACTATTTTTGTCAAGGAATTGTCAGAAAAAGACCGGCACCGCATCATGAAACACTTTCTTGGCCTTGAAGAAAGTGACCGTCTGCTACGCTTTGGTACTTACCTGCCCGATGCGATGGTAGAAAAATATGTTGAAGGCATAGACTTTTCCCGCGACAAGGTATTTGGCGTCATCAGTCACAGCTTCAATATAGTGGGAGTTGGCCATCTCGCCTATGCTCCCCGCAGTGAAGACGATGAGCACAGCAACAAGGACAAGGTCGCAGAATTTGGCGTCTCCGTCTCAGGTAATGCACGCGGCAAGGGCATAGGCTCCAAGCTGTTTGAACGCGGTGCCATTCACTGCCGCAATGACGACGTTGATACCCTGTACATGCATTGCCTGTCGTCGAACCAGACCATGATACACATCGCCAAGAAGGCGGGCATGGAAATCCACCGCGCCTATGGCGAAGCCGACGCCTACCTCAAGCTCATGCCAGCCGACGCAGCCAGCATGCTCAGAGAAGCCATGCAGGAACAGGTCGCTGCGATAGATTACAGCATCAAGGCGAATACCCGTGCTGCGGCAAAATGGCTGAGGCATTTGCCGGGGATACGGGATAAATCGAAGTAA